The Capsicum annuum cultivar UCD-10X-F1 chromosome 1, UCD10Xv1.1, whole genome shotgun sequence sequence AGTTTGAGGAGGTCAGAGTAGGAAGACTATTCTCAATAGACTTCCGGCTTAAGGAAAAACAATCCAAAGCAGTCTAGAAGAAGAAACAACGGTAGGACAAGAATCAATAGATAATAACAAAACAATCTAGAAAAAATAGTAACGATAGTACAAGaatcaataaataattaaaaaacaacaaatagtagTAGAatagaaaatacaacaaaacaatataCTAATCGAGGTATAAGGAATCAACAGATAGTTATAGAAATCGAAGGTCAAGAAACCACAAGAGCAATAGTATGACTACTGatacaaacaaacaacaaaacaatgCATTGCTACCTACTAACCTGCTATCCTAATTCGATTCCTCTACGTCCTTCTATTTGATGTTTATGTCCTGGGTAAGCTGCAATTGCACTATGTCTCATCTAATCACTTCATCCCAATACTTCTTCGGTCTACTCTACCTCCCCTAAAACCATCCAGGGCCAACATCTCACACCGGTCACTGGCGCGTCCATGCATCTCCTCTTCACGAGCCCGAACCATCTCAGCTAGCTtcctgcatcttgtcctccattGAAAATAATCCCACCTTGTTCTAGATATcttcatttctaatcctatctctcCCTGTTTGCCCATAgatccatcgcaacatcctcataTCCTACTTATtcttccaacaacaacaacagacccaccATAATACCACAAAGTGAGGTTTGAGGATATAAGGATAGTGTTTTGGAGAATGGAGAAAGTGTTTGGATATCTATAAAGGAAAATGACTTCTGCCCATATGTGACGAAAGTAGTTTTCCCTCTTTTGGTGAAAAACTGACACTTTTTCTCACAATTTATggcaatcaaacactagaaaattatgaaaaatatttactAGCATTTCATAGAACCAACTTTACTTCAGCTTACTGTGAAAATATTATGTTCTTTAGGTTGTTGGTGGTAGCGATCACCATAATGTTTTGGCGAAAAATGTTTTGAGCTTTATGAATGCCATATTAGGGGTGAAATGGTAAattgaaaagttttaaaatttaccaACGGAAAGAATAATTTTAGTTCCCTTCTCAATGTTGAAAATTCAGATGAGGGGGCAAGGTCCTGGATTTTTGCTTCAATAGTTGCAACTCATTGCAGTTGATTGTCGGTTACAATGTTTGTTTTTTATGAACAGAGAAGAAGTTGGGGAAACAAAGAAATACGGTAGTGAAGATTCATTTATCCGACCTTAAGTTATTTGGGATTGGGGCGTTGTCGAAAACGTTCAGGAAAAATGGGTAATGAAAATGGTTTATGGAATAAAGGTTCATTTATATGATGGAAAGTTGTTACAGTCCCCGGATATGGATCTAGTTTTGGGACGTTGTAAGATGAAATCTGATGTTTTCTTTGTACATCCTATGGCACTGGTTCGTGAAGAGGGAACCTGCAatctcttgagtttgaagtaatcaaaaacttaataattttctgcttatctttaattgaataaacgtGGAGCTTAAATATAATACTAGGAAGATAACTACCCCTAGAGACTGGGACATGACTTCCTAACATTACTGAATGAGAAACTGCAAACAACTACAAAGAAATAACTAGTAGAAACTGTAAGTAACTATTACAAAGAGATAATTACTGGAATAACTACTAGTCTGCGGTGAATAATTACTAGTCTACTGCGACAAACTACTGCTTTAAACCATTGGAGACCAAGAAATGATAACAAAAGAGTTGGATTCAGAAGAGTTTTCATGGGATAATATCTTATGTGGATCTTCTCTTGGTCAATTAGGTGTCAGAATAGTTACATATGATAATCAACAAAGTGAATGATAGGGTATAAGATTATTACTTTACTGATATTTTTGAGCTATAAAGGTTAACAACAATGTCAATATGTTGGTTAAGACAATTGATATCGAGTAAGACTCGGAGCATTTGTAAGGGAAACTAATTTCTACCGATAAGTTACTGAAGTCTTTTTGTTCATCTTGTTGAGCAATATTTCCCGCTATACCAGATAGATTGGAGTAAGTTCAGAATGTGGTGCTACGTGTTTGTTtgtttccctttttctttttggggTGGGTAATAATTTGTGGTTAAGTCTGTCTTCCTCTAGTGTTTATAAAGAGTGCTGAAGTCATAATAGGTTGTGTCCCTGATGTGCAATATAGGTTTATCCTCTCTTTGCTTAtgccaaagaaaaagaaaacacgTACAGTTGATCCaaaggggaaaaaaaaaaaaaaggaaaagagaactACAGATGGAAGAAAGAAAATAGCTGTTGAAAGCTATTGAATTTTGCTAGGAAAGGAGTGGGGAACATTGTGAGGGAAGCTTGAAAAATTTGGGTGAGTTTAGTATTTAGGGATTTATCTTGTTGATGGAGGGTCCTGCATTGCCGTGTAAGAATATAGGGTGTTTGGATTGgcttatttttagatgtttttggcttttaaacactttttaaattttggagGTGTTTGGCAAAGAGACAAAATGTTTTCAAGCACTTTACTTTAGGCGTAAAAAGTACACAAAAAAGCCAAAAGTTGGTTGCTACCAACTTTTGTCTTTGACTTTTAGCTTATAAGTCACTTTAAAAAAACTAATCCAAACACCCTCATAGTCATCAAgttgacaacaacaacatacccactgtattcccacaaagtggggtctgggaagggtaaagtgtacacagtccataccactacctcaggtgaagtagagagattgtttccgataggcggacagataacagtataacaaaaaattaaagcGAACAATAAAAAAGGATACcacaccgctagataataaaaaacaagacacccacaaggtaatactataaacaAGTTGTTCGAAATCaaaaacatcaccaaaacaccacgaacaagagacTACAAGTAACCATAGACATAGTTACAAACAAAGGACTCTTCCCTACTATTACCGACgtactcctacccactaaccatctaccctaatccgcatcctccacaccttcctatcaagggtcatgtcctccgtaagctgtaactgctctatgtcatgcctaatcacctctctccaatatttctgtggcctacctctaccccgcctaaaaccatccatagccagctTCTCACTCTTCCGTACTGGAGCATTCGTGCCCCTCGATAGTCATCAAGTTGAGGGTTGTTTTAATTCTTGCTTATAACTGAAACTTTTCGAGGTCTGGTTGTTCTATACTGCACATATTTGGTACTCTATTActtcttttattaatatttgttttCTCCGTTCCGAAGAAAAAGCTATTCTGCTCTTCATTTGAAAAGATTTTGTTGCATTTCCCTACACATTTACGCTCATGTTCCATGTATCTCTGGTTGCTTAGAAGTACTTGTGGAGCACAAAGTGAAGGTTATCTTGTCCCTACTgcaataataatgtaaaaatatagtATTTACCCGTCAATTTCATATTCctccatgttttaaattttatggAGTCATTTAATAGCTTTGACTTTGTTTTTCAATCTGTGTAGATTAGATTATGGAGTTTTCAACAGTAGCTGAAATAATACTTCAGTGATTCTTTCTTCTATTGATTCTTAGATGCATCAGTTGTTAGAATAGAGAGGCCTTCAAATTTTTCTTGGAATATTGTTTAATGGGGCTTCACATTATTCTTTTCACTCAACTGAAACTGGTTAGAAATTTATACCACCAATGCAAGAAAGGTGAATAAATTGAACTTTGAGACAAATCCAGAGTTACTTGCATATACATTTCGTCTTGCTGTTGATATTCACTAGTTTTCGTAAATCTTGTTGCCAGTGATAGAcaaagtttgaagtaactctTACAAGGATTCTCGATGCAGTttatttatccaaaaaaataagaGGGTTCTTGATGCTAGTTTTCTGTCTAATCCATCTCTTAAAATCAAGTAATATGGCTTTATCTTATTTGATTTCTGTAAGAGAAAGTTGCTGCAATGAAAGTCACAATCGTATATTGGCTCTGAAAAACACATGAACGCATTCTCATTTGATGATTTTCATGTCCTTTGGGATATTTAGGGGATAATATCTACTTCCATTAGCATGATTATTCTGGTTAACTGACAACTTGTTCCTGATTTCTTTCAAAACGTGGGGTGGCTGGCTGATCCTGTCCTGCTTTTGGTTTGTCCAAATTAACCCGTCCTTGGCGTAGATATTACTTCCCCGTGTATCCTGCTCCTATCTCCAGGAATGAGGATGCTATCGTGTTTTAATTGACATTAGTGTCTATTATCTTAAGTCTTTAACTGAAGAGCTATAGCAGATTGATTGGTGTGATATGCTGCTGATAACATCTGAAGCAATTGTGAAATCCCCATTATGTTCTATAACTAGTGTGGGTTCATTAAATCATCATTTGATCAAGCATCTTATTATTGTTTCTGCACGTAATTTCTTGACCTGCAGGAAAAGATGAACAGGTCTCTAATGGTCTGCCAGGACAAGTTTAAGACAGCTACACAACAGAAGAACAAAAGTGATGCCATAAAGGATATGGAATCATGCGTAGACCAGTCAGTTCAAGAAAGCTTAAATTCATTGCCACATCTGGTTGGTAAATTCAAGGTTTCTCTCGGAATTACTGATTAGAGAATTTAGGTCGCCATTTGGTTGAACATGTAGATCCTTTTGTTCCTAGTcatatttagttgattttagCTAATAGAAGCAAAGTCCAAAAGGGCGAATTAGTAGAACTCCATTCAGTTAGGCAAACCATAATTTCGACCTTATATCGTGCTTCTGAAAGTGTTATACTTGTACCTATCGAAAAGCTTATGTTCAATTCAGAAATGTCATTCTTTCTCCAGTTATTTCCTTTCTGGCTAATGTGATCCAGTGACCATCTCTAATGATATGTAGCTGGTTGTGATGATTGACCGTATCTGTAGTTCCATGTTTGATATAATGTACGATAACTGTGCTGCAATCTCAAGCACGTAGGCAGGCTATATGATTCTTTGCATCCATGTCGTTCTATTTAAGCTTCTTTCAGtccaatattataaaattttagtttctcCATGTTTGATGTAATGTTGCTTGGTTTAATTTCAAGAATGGCATAGCTCTTCATCTCCTACAACATAGGTAACAGACCAAACAATTCAGTAAATAACTACATGCTAGCAgtttgtggctacattatttACACTATGTTAAACAACCAGACTAAGTAATGGTAGCATCTAGTCTGCTGTAAATTATTTCCACTTTTGgtagttgaaagagaaacttgcCTCAGTTTTAGGGCCGGCTTGACTAATATTTATGCCCAATACTAATACATTGTAAATGATGTCCATTTATCGATAGAATTTATGAGAAAGATTTGCTAATTATAAGATTTCAAACTTGAGACCAGTGACCTGAAGTTCGAACTTTTGCAACTCCATTTAAGGCCACTATTCTGAAGTTTGAATTGCCAATCTGCCACACTCAAACTTCAAGTCGCTGGTGTCAAGTTTTAACTGTTGAACTTTAAACCAGTGGGTTTGAAGTTTCTTTAGAATGGAGCACAATGAAGAATTGGAAGTTACTTACAAATGATCGAACTTAAATAGCAATACCCATATAACATTATAAAAGGAGAGTGGTTCATACCGGACTAGAAACTAGAAAGCCTCATGTAAGTCCAGAATCTGACAAGTGACAAGCTAAATGTCAATGAATTAAGTGTAGTAAACTGAAAATCAAAGATtaagaaaggaaaataatttgAGTTAAAAGTGTCACCATCTCAAATCGCACTATGTGGTGATGACATTTAATTCACTTCGTTGGACGAATTATATTGGGGTTTTTacctaaagaaaaattaaaattttgatatggGTGAGGTCACCCAATAATCAATAGTTGTGTGAGGTCCTCTTTGCTTCTGACAAGTATTCTTGTGGGATCCATTTGATCAGCAAATGTCTTTCCTTATTTACTCATATTTCCTGTTTATATTTCATttgctttcctttctttctttccttcttctttttttttttaaatattgcctctttattttgtatttcttcctCTTGCTCTCACTTATATTTTTAGCTCTTTTTTAGGAGGTGCTTACCaataaaagtataaatatttttaaaatatatattttaaagtaaaaatgatatttaagaATTAGAATTGTGTTGGATCATAAATATGAATTAgaggtatttttacatttttaggaATAACGTagagtaaaaataaattttatatttttcaaatgttaattttttaaatattttcacagTCAAATATGAAAGAATCTAGGATTTTTACAAGGagagttaaaataaaataaaaaaatgtatgcttgagatttgaatttagaattttaaagtgaatttcgaACCTCCAAAATCAATGATCCTACTCATAATATACTGTTAGGGAATTAACAATACTATATAGCtacataaatagtaaaaatattagctcatatatacaatgtaattttttgTCGAGGGGGTTCCTCTCGCCCCTTTAGATACGACTATGATCCAAGTACTTCTCAAATGACCCCTTGAAGAAAGTTTTTCCCAATGTCTCTATTCTTAACTCATTCTTTGATTTTACTCTGACGTTAGGTGTTCCCTCGTCCTAAGTGACCATGtgtacatgaatttttttttcaattatagttTTTGTTCCATCAAAATTTCATCTAAAACTTTTCAAATACCATCACCCTTATTTAACTCTCTGCACTTTtactaatttttcaatatttcatcacACAAATCAAACAGAGAGACAAAAGAAGCCATAAATGTTGTAGGTTGGAAGTTTAGgacatctaaaataaaattaatttgataatcttacttcctccgtttcatattagttatttatcatactaaaaatagttgtCACATATTGGATGTCCACCTTACTAAACCGAGAatgcattaattaatttttttttatattacccttgcaattaattctttttgaaagtGTTCACACTTGTTtgtaaaatttctaaaaaaaaatttaaggataAATTAGTAAAACTACATTCtcatttatgatttcttaacattgtataaaaaagaaaatgactaaCTAATATGAGACGGATataataccaatttcaaaaaGTTATCTACTAATTTTTGCTTGTAgctaagtaaattagaaaaagcaaaaaaaaaatccaaattaaCAAAGGAACACTAGATATTAATTCTGCTATATATGCAGCAACGAGACAGGCATGACCATagtacaaaatttatatgaatttagTTATGAATAATTGAGAGTtgttagattaaaaaaaatgaacaaaaatggaagagttgaaaaaataaaataaaaagagaaaaatatgaaaaagagtgGTTGGCCATGACTTTATGGGTGAGAAATAAACACTTATCATACATAAAGACCTTCACACAACTTACATTATTTGAGTCTCACTCATAGTAAAATTTTTCTTTAACTAAATATATCAACGACAAAAgaaaattatcaataaaaatgattgcatgttcatgtatatataatgtatctcTTTTATATTAAATGGGTGCCATACAATATTTTAAAAAGCGGAAATGTGAGGCGGTGCGTTTTACATGGTACGGGGCATGAGTTGTAAGCCCCatgaatctttaattttttatttatactataatttttaattaaattttaatcttttatctattaattaaaaatatatcacAACCTACATAGGCCAAACAACCCCCCCAAAAAATAAAGTAtagataacataaatatcaacattTTAGAAGTAATTACATCCCATCCCACTTTTTTGAATTAGTTTAGTCTCTCTCCCTTTTAATATGCATTCCTTAAAAGGCATATACATAACAAGTAATGTATATTGTAATCTGTTAGAGTCCTGAAAAACAGGAAGTAACGGACATTCAACATTCATTGACGTAAATGGCGCAACTAATTTAATACGTGGATTACTGCATCCTATAAATCATGTTTCACcaatgaaattttaaattttaaaaatcacaaaTACATAAAACACAAATCTAAAGCAAAATCATAAAGcaaaaatcaaatttcatcaCTGTTTTTTGTTGTTTACTGAAGAGAgcaaattattttgaattattgaagATTAATATTGCTATTTTTAAGGTACTCAGGTAAATGGAGATCCCAAACAGAATATGTGGATTATAAAAGTGAAGGGATTGTTGCTACTGAATCAGCAAATTATTTGAGGTTGATTTCGTTGATTGCTGATGAACTAAACATTGAcgaaacttgaaaaaatattgaTGTACGTTATGTTGTTGACGGAAATGATTCACCTTTTCATATCTGTAATGATAATAACGTATGATTGTATGTCGAGTAGAAAAAAATCAATCGGCGTTCATGATGTATCCGTTATGTATTTCAACAACAGAAAAATGTGAAGACGACAAATTGTTTGACAGGAAAACAGGAGTTGTGGTTTGCCTGGAGGGTGTTGAATTTGATGCTTTAACTTTATCTGTTGCTGAGACACAAAATGAGTATGCTTTGTATGTCCCGGAGGTTGAAGATAACTTGATATATGATAGCAAGAGTATTGATGTAAAGGTGAAACAGATGAATAAGGATAAAAATACGCTTGTTTCAGTGATGTCGAAATATAAGGTGACTAATGGATTCAATGTTAGAGCAAAGCGATCAgacaaaaaaaggtgaaattgtaTCTTTTTTATACTAAGCAATACGATATATGAAATCTTgaatgttttatattattttttttaattaaaatgttatatATAGTTGCATGAACATGTGTATTTTTTTGTGCCAAAACTAAAATCGAAATACAAATTATCATTGTGGCCTTTACAATATCTGTTTGTTAGTATGTTGAAGTTATGTATGTTTATGCAAGa is a genomic window containing:
- the LOC124891437 gene encoding uncharacterized protein LOC124891437 codes for the protein MIVCRVEKNQSAFMMYPLCISTTEKCEDDKLFDRKTGVVVCLEGVEFDALTLSVAETQNEYALYVPEVEDNLIYDSKSIDVKVKQMNKDKNTLVSVMSKYKVTNGFNVRAKRSDKKSSS